The proteins below are encoded in one region of Fusobacterium massiliense:
- a CDS encoding aldehyde dehydrogenase family protein — MENIIKKSYKMFINGEWVNSSNGVVVKTYSPYNGELLSEFPDASEGDVDLAVKAAKEAFKTWKKTTVKERAKLLNEIADIIDANKDLLATVETMDNGKPIRETKGVDIPLASAHFRYFAGCILADEGKATVLDEKFLSLILREPIGVVGQIIPWNFPFLMAAWKLAPALAAGDTVVIKPSSSTTLSLIVLMELIEKVLPKGVVNLITGKGSTAGEFLKNHPNLDKLAFTGSTAVGKDIALAAAEKLIPATLELGGKSANIILDDADIEKALEGAQLGILFNQGQVCCAGSRIFVQEGIYDEFVKRLVEKFNNIKIGNPLDPETVMGSQIDEKQVRTILNYAKLAKEEGGIILTGGEKYTENGCEKGNFVRPTLVANVNNACRISQEEVFGPLAVVIKFKTDEEVIAMANDSEYGLGGAVFTKNINRALNMARAIETGRVWVNTYNQIPEHAPFGGYKKSGIGRETHKVILDHYTQMKNILIDLEDGVSGLY; from the coding sequence ATGGAAAATATAATAAAAAAATCATATAAGATGTTTATAAATGGAGAGTGGGTAAATTCAAGTAATGGAGTTGTAGTAAAAACTTATTCACCATATAATGGAGAGCTGTTATCTGAATTTCCAGATGCTTCTGAAGGAGATGTTGATTTAGCTGTAAAAGCTGCTAAAGAAGCGTTTAAGACATGGAAAAAAACTACAGTAAAAGAAAGAGCAAAACTTTTAAATGAAATAGCTGATATTATAGATGCTAATAAAGATTTGCTTGCTACTGTTGAAACTATGGATAATGGAAAACCTATAAGGGAAACTAAGGGAGTAGATATTCCTTTGGCATCAGCTCATTTTAGATATTTTGCCGGTTGTATTCTAGCAGATGAAGGAAAGGCTACTGTTTTAGATGAAAAGTTTTTAAGTTTAATTTTAAGAGAACCTATTGGAGTTGTAGGACAAATTATCCCTTGGAACTTCCCATTCTTAATGGCAGCTTGGAAACTTGCTCCAGCACTTGCTGCAGGAGATACAGTTGTAATTAAACCATCTAGTTCAACTACTCTTAGTTTAATTGTGTTGATGGAATTAATTGAAAAAGTTTTACCAAAAGGAGTTGTAAATTTAATTACCGGAAAAGGAAGTACAGCTGGAGAATTTTTAAAGAATCATCCTAATTTGGATAAGTTAGCATTTACAGGATCAACAGCAGTTGGTAAAGATATAGCACTTGCTGCTGCTGAGAAGTTAATTCCGGCTACTCTTGAACTAGGAGGAAAATCGGCTAATATAATTTTAGATGATGCTGATATTGAAAAAGCTCTTGAAGGGGCTCAACTTGGAATTTTATTTAATCAAGGTCAAGTTTGTTGTGCTGGTTCAAGAATCTTTGTACAAGAAGGAATTTATGACGAATTTGTAAAAAGATTGGTTGAAAAATTTAATAATATAAAAATAGGAAATCCATTAGACCCTGAAACAGTTATGGGAAGCCAAATAGATGAAAAGCAAGTAAGAACTATTTTAAATTATGCTAAACTTGCAAAAGAAGAAGGTGGAATAATTTTAACTGGTGGAGAAAAATATACTGAAAATGGTTGTGAAAAAGGGAATTTTGTAAGACCTACTTTAGTTGCAAATGTAAACAATGCTTGCCGTATCTCACAAGAAGAAGTGTTTGGTCCACTAGCTGTTGTAATTAAATTTAAGACAGATGAAGAAGTAATAGCTATGGCTAATGATAGTGAATATGGTCTTGGAGGAGCAGTATTTACAAAAAATATTAATAGAGCTTTAAATATGGCAAGAGCTATTGAAACAGGAAGAGTTTGGGTAAACACTTACAATCAAATTCCGGAACATGCTCCATTTGGAGGATATAAAAAATCCGGTATAGGTAGAGAAACTCACAAAGTCATACTTGATCACTATACTCAAATGAAAAATATACTAATAGATTTAGAAGATGGAGTAAGTGGATTATATTAA
- a CDS encoding aminopeptidase P family protein — protein sequence MKILNRIKKAQEILEKYKADAYIVTSSDYHESEYIDIYFKGREYLSGFTGSAGTLVIFKDEACLWTDGRYHIQAEKQLAGSGIKLFKQGNIGVPSYKEYILSKLKENSKLGIDAKIVTYSDVNEIVSQKKLKIVDFDLLAEVWEDRKSLPNGKIFILEDKYSGKSYNDKIQELRDIISSKNADYNIVTTLDDIAWIYNFRGEDIKNNPVALSFTIISKDKSVLYIDNSKLDKKCNKYFKDNKIEIKEYFMFFEDIKKLKGNILVDFNKISYGIFEAISKNEIISSMNPSTYLKSHKNEIEIKNTKEIHIQDGVAVVKFMYWLKNNYKKEKITEYSAEQKIDSLRKKIEGFIDLSFNSISAFGANAAMMHYKSNKENEVQIKDGVYLLDSGGTYLKGTTDITRTFFLGKVARQKRVDNTLVLKGMLALTRAKFLFGATGTNLDILARQFLWNVGIDYKCGTGHGVGHVLNVHEGPHGIRMQYNPQRLENGMIVTNEPGAYIQNSHGIRIENELLVRECCETEHGKFMEFETITYAPIDLDGIVKSLLTKEEKKQLNLYHKEVFEKLSPYLTKKEIEFLKEYTKEI from the coding sequence ATGAAAATTTTAAATAGAATAAAAAAAGCACAAGAAATTTTAGAGAAATATAAAGCGGATGCTTATATTGTTACAAGTTCAGATTATCATGAAAGTGAGTATATAGATATATATTTTAAAGGAAGAGAATATTTATCTGGTTTTACAGGTTCAGCTGGAACTTTAGTAATATTTAAAGATGAAGCTTGTTTGTGGACAGATGGCAGATATCATATTCAAGCTGAAAAACAATTAGCTGGAAGTGGAATAAAATTATTTAAACAAGGCAATATAGGTGTTCCAAGTTATAAAGAATATATTTTGTCAAAATTGAAAGAAAATTCTAAATTGGGTATAGATGCTAAAATCGTGACATATTCAGATGTAAATGAAATTGTGAGTCAAAAAAAATTAAAAATTGTTGATTTTGATTTGTTGGCAGAAGTTTGGGAAGACAGAAAAAGCCTTCCAAATGGAAAAATTTTTATATTGGAAGATAAGTATAGTGGGAAGTCATACAATGATAAAATTCAAGAACTTAGAGATATTATTTCAAGTAAGAATGCAGACTATAATATAGTAACTACTTTAGATGATATAGCATGGATTTATAATTTTAGAGGTGAGGATATAAAAAATAATCCTGTTGCTCTTTCTTTTACAATAATTTCAAAAGATAAGTCAGTATTATACATAGATAACTCTAAATTAGATAAAAAATGTAATAAATATTTTAAAGATAATAAAATAGAAATAAAAGAATACTTTATGTTCTTCGAAGATATAAAGAAATTGAAGGGGAATATTTTAGTGGATTTCAATAAGATAAGTTATGGAATTTTCGAAGCTATATCAAAAAATGAAATAATTTCTTCAATGAACCCTAGTACATATTTGAAATCACATAAAAATGAAATAGAAATAAAAAATACAAAAGAAATTCACATACAAGATGGAGTAGCTGTTGTGAAATTTATGTATTGGCTAAAAAATAATTATAAAAAGGAAAAAATAACAGAATATTCTGCTGAACAAAAAATAGATTCATTAAGAAAAAAAATAGAAGGTTTTATAGATTTAAGTTTCAATTCAATTTCAGCTTTTGGAGCCAATGCTGCTATGATGCATTATAAATCTAACAAAGAAAATGAAGTTCAAATAAAAGATGGAGTTTATTTATTAGATTCGGGAGGAACTTATTTAAAAGGAACAACTGATATTACAAGAACTTTTTTCTTAGGAAAAGTTGCAAGACAAAAAAGGGTAGATAATACATTAGTGTTGAAAGGAATGTTGGCATTAACAAGAGCAAAGTTTTTATTTGGTGCAACGGGAACAAACTTAGATATTTTAGCAAGACAATTCTTATGGAATGTAGGTATTGATTATAAATGTGGAACAGGTCATGGAGTAGGGCATGTTTTAAATGTTCACGAAGGACCTCATGGAATTAGAATGCAATATAATCCACAAAGACTAGAAAATGGAATGATAGTTACTAATGAGCCTGGAGCATATATCCAAAATAGTCATGGAATAAGAATAGAAAATGAACTTTTAGTTAGAGAGTGCTGTGAAACAGAGCATGGTAAGTTTATGGAATTTGAAACAATAACTTATGCTCCAATTGACTTAGATGGAATAGTAAAGTCACTTTTGACAAAAGAAGAAAAGAAACAATTAAATTTGTACCATAAGGAAGTTTTTGAGAAATTAAGTCCTTATTTAACAAAAAAAGAAATTGAATTTTTAAAAGAGTATACAAAAGAAATATAA
- a CDS encoding flavodoxin domain-containing protein yields the protein MNKINIVYYSFTGNTLRMVKAFEKGLQEAGVDFKSYSIVELKDDNLAFDCEILALASPANQTEEIEKNYFQPFMQRNSEKFKNKKLYLFGTFGWGSGKFMAKWIKQVEELGAKLVELPMACKGSPNAETKEKLENMAKKIVTTE from the coding sequence ATGAATAAAATTAATATTGTTTATTATAGTTTTACCGGAAATACTTTAAGAATGGTTAAAGCTTTTGAAAAAGGACTTCAAGAAGCAGGAGTAGATTTTAAAAGTTATAGTATTGTTGAATTAAAAGATGACAATTTAGCATTTGACTGTGAAATACTAGCTTTAGCTTCTCCAGCTAACCAAACTGAAGAAATAGAAAAAAATTATTTCCAACCTTTTATGCAAAGAAATTCTGAAAAATTTAAGAATAAAAAACTTTATTTGTTTGGTACATTTGGTTGGGGAAGTGGTAAATTTATGGCTAAATGGATAAAACAAGTTGAAGAGCTTGGAGCAAAATTAGTTGAACTGCCTATGGCTTGTAAAGGTAGCCCAAATGCTGAAACAAAAGAGAAATTAGAAAATATGGCAAAGAAAATAGTTACAACTGAATAA
- a CDS encoding glutamyl-tRNA reductase: MLDLEKIIVIGTSYENLSLLERENFMKTRPKYIIEDFFKNKKINGYVNLSTCLRTEFYLELNSEINVDDIKKNFSVEMKIKTGMEAIEYLFKVGCGYYSIIKGEDQILAQVKSAHTEALEKNHSSKFLNIIFNKAIELGKKFRTESSIAHNALSLEAISLKFIKSKFDNIEDKNIFILGIGDLAQDVLALMVKEKLKNIYITNRTYHTAEKIKEKYDILNVVDYKEKYDSMKYADIIISATSAPHIVVEYDKFIKNMVENRKYLFLDLAVPRDVDIRLAEDFENIDIFNLDDIWEVYNQNSMNRDKLLEDYLYLIDEQKEKLMKSLSFYEK; encoded by the coding sequence ATGTTAGATTTGGAAAAAATCATTGTGATTGGGACGTCATATGAAAATCTTTCTCTTTTAGAGAGAGAAAACTTTATGAAAACTCGTCCAAAATATATCATAGAAGATTTTTTTAAGAATAAAAAAATAAATGGTTATGTTAATCTTTCTACTTGTTTGAGAACAGAGTTTTATTTGGAACTAAACTCTGAAATTAATGTGGATGATATTAAGAAAAATTTTTCTGTAGAGATGAAAATAAAGACTGGAATGGAAGCAATTGAATACTTGTTTAAAGTCGGTTGTGGATACTACTCAATAATAAAAGGGGAAGATCAAATACTTGCTCAGGTGAAATCTGCTCATACTGAAGCCTTAGAGAAAAACCACAGCTCTAAATTTTTAAATATTATTTTTAATAAAGCCATAGAACTTGGAAAAAAATTTAGAACAGAAAGTTCCATAGCTCATAATGCTTTATCTTTAGAAGCTATTTCTCTAAAATTTATAAAATCTAAATTTGATAATATTGAAGATAAAAACATTTTTATTTTAGGTATCGGTGATTTAGCTCAGGATGTTCTAGCACTTATGGTTAAAGAAAAACTTAAAAACATTTACATAACAAATAGAACTTACCACACAGCAGAAAAGATAAAAGAAAAATATGATATCCTAAATGTAGTAGATTATAAAGAGAAATATGATTCTATGAAATATGCAGATATAATAATTAGTGCTACTTCTGCACCTCATATAGTGGTTGAATACGATAAATTTATCAAAAATATGGTAGAAAATAGAAAATATCTTTTCTTAGATTTAGCTGTTCCTAGAGATGTTGATATAAGACTTGCTGAAGATTTTGAAAACATAGATATTTTTAATCTTGACGATATTTGGGAAGTATATAATCAAAACTCTATGAATAGAGATAAACTTTTGGAAGATTATTTGTATTTAATAGATGAACAAAAAGAAAAATTAATGAAATCTTTAAGTTTTTATGAAAAATAG
- the hemC gene encoding hydroxymethylbilane synthase, producing the protein MKKNIVIGTRGSILALAQAELVKNMLSEKFSNINFEIKKIVTSGDKDLKSNWENSDVSLKSFFTKEIEHELLNGDIDIAVHSMKDMPAVSPKGLICGAIPDREDARDVLVTKGDFLVTLPKGAKVGTSSLRRAMNLKAVRPDFEIKHLRGNIHTRLNKLETEDYDAIVLAAAGLKRVGLTDKISEYLNGEVFPPAPAQGVLYIQCRENDEEVKNILKTIHNEDIAKIVEIEREFSKIFDGGCHTPMGCYSQIDGDKIKFTAVYSDEGKQIKAVIEDSLEKGKEIAHMAADEIKSKITKGKVQ; encoded by the coding sequence ATGAAAAAAAATATAGTTATCGGAACTAGAGGAAGTATACTTGCTCTTGCACAAGCAGAACTTGTAAAAAATATGTTATCAGAAAAATTTTCAAATATAAATTTTGAAATTAAAAAAATAGTTACAAGTGGAGATAAAGATTTAAAATCGAATTGGGAAAACAGTGATGTTTCTTTAAAAAGTTTTTTTACAAAAGAAATTGAACACGAATTATTAAATGGAGATATAGATATAGCAGTCCATTCTATGAAAGATATGCCTGCTGTTTCTCCAAAAGGCTTAATTTGTGGAGCTATTCCAGATAGAGAAGATGCAAGAGATGTACTTGTAACTAAGGGAGACTTTTTAGTAACTTTACCTAAAGGAGCTAAAGTTGGTACAAGTTCTCTAAGAAGAGCCATGAATTTAAAAGCTGTTAGACCTGATTTTGAAATCAAACATTTGAGAGGTAATATTCACACAAGATTAAATAAACTTGAAACTGAAGATTACGATGCTATTGTTCTTGCTGCTGCCGGTTTAAAAAGAGTAGGCTTAACAGATAAAATAAGTGAATACTTAAATGGAGAGGTTTTCCCTCCAGCTCCAGCTCAAGGTGTTTTATACATTCAATGTAGAGAAAATGATGAAGAAGTAAAAAATATTTTAAAAACAATCCATAATGAAGATATAGCTAAAATTGTTGAAATTGAAAGAGAGTTTTCTAAAATTTTTGATGGTGGTTGCCACACACCGATGGGATGTTATTCTCAAATTGATGGTGATAAAATTAAATTTACTGCTGTTTATTCTGATGAAGGAAAACAAATAAAAGCTGTAATAGAAGATAGTTTAGAAAAAGGAAAAGAAATTGCACATATGGCGGCTGATGAAATAAAATCTAAGATTACAAAAGGAAAGGTACAGTAA
- the cobA gene encoding uroporphyrinogen-III C-methyltransferase: protein MKKGKAYIIGAGPGDFELLTIKAKRIIENSDCIVYDRLISEDILKLAKKDAELIYLGKGNTEGGLIQDEINETLVKKCLDGKNVARVKGGDPFVFGRGGEEIEALVKNEIDFEVIPGITSSISVPAYAGIPVTHRGLARSFHVFTGHTMENGKWHNFENIAKLEGTLVFLMGVKNLDLIVGDLIKFGKNSKTPVAIIEKGATKNQRVTVGTLENILELVEKNKILPPAITIIGEVVELRENFKWFKNDILAKKILVTRDKKQAKEMSDNISKRGAIPVELPFIEIENLKIDLESLKKYKAILFNSPNGVNAFFENLKDIRILSNIKIGAVGVKTKEVLENYKIIPDFIPEEYLVDRLAEEVVKFTNENDNILIVTSDISPCNIEKYNSLYKRNYEKVVAYNTKKIKVDREKIIEALKDIDIITFLSSSTVEAFYESLDGDFFILGDKKIASIGPMTSETIKRLGMKVSYEAEKYTADGLLDIIFK, encoded by the coding sequence ATGAAAAAAGGAAAAGCATATATCATTGGAGCAGGTCCAGGAGATTTTGAACTTTTAACAATAAAAGCAAAAAGAATTATTGAAAATTCAGATTGCATCGTATATGACAGATTAATTAGTGAAGATATACTAAAACTTGCTAAAAAAGATGCAGAGCTTATATATCTAGGAAAAGGAAATACAGAAGGTGGACTTATTCAAGATGAAATAAATGAAACCTTAGTGAAGAAATGTTTAGATGGTAAGAATGTTGCAAGAGTAAAAGGTGGAGATCCTTTTGTTTTCGGTAGAGGTGGAGAAGAAATTGAAGCCTTAGTTAAAAATGAAATAGATTTTGAAGTTATACCTGGAATAACATCTTCTATATCTGTTCCAGCTTATGCAGGAATACCTGTTACTCATAGAGGTCTTGCAAGATCTTTTCATGTATTTACTGGACATACTATGGAAAATGGAAAATGGCATAATTTTGAGAATATTGCTAAATTAGAAGGAACTCTTGTATTTTTAATGGGTGTTAAAAATTTAGACTTAATAGTCGGAGATTTAATAAAATTTGGAAAAAATTCCAAAACTCCTGTTGCTATTATAGAAAAAGGAGCAACTAAAAATCAAAGAGTTACAGTTGGAACATTAGAAAATATCTTAGAACTTGTTGAAAAAAACAAAATACTTCCTCCAGCAATTACAATAATTGGGGAAGTTGTTGAACTAAGAGAAAATTTCAAATGGTTTAAAAATGATATATTAGCTAAAAAGATTTTAGTTACTAGAGATAAAAAACAAGCTAAGGAAATGTCTGACAATATTTCTAAAAGAGGAGCTATTCCTGTTGAATTACCTTTTATAGAGATAGAAAATTTAAAAATTGATTTAGAATCTTTAAAAAAATATAAAGCTATCCTATTTAATTCTCCTAATGGAGTTAATGCATTTTTTGAAAATTTAAAAGATATTAGAATTTTATCAAATATAAAAATAGGAGCTGTTGGGGTTAAAACAAAGGAAGTTCTAGAAAATTATAAAATCATTCCTGATTTTATTCCAGAAGAATACTTAGTTGATAGATTAGCAGAAGAAGTTGTTAAATTTACAAATGAAAATGATAATATTTTAATAGTTACTTCTGATATTTCTCCTTGTAATATAGAAAAATATAATTCTTTGTACAAAAGAAATTATGAAAAAGTTGTAGCTTACAACACAAAAAAAATAAAAGTGGATAGAGAAAAAATTATTGAAGCTTTAAAAGATATCGATATCATAACTTTTTTAAGTTCATCAACAGTAGAAGCTTTTTATGAAAGCCTAGATGGAGATTTCTTTATTTTAGGAGATAAAAAAATAGCTTCCATTGGTCCTATGACAAGTGAAACTATAAAAAGATTGGGTATGAAAGTTTCTTATGAAGCTGAAAAATATACAGCTGATGGTTTATTAGATATTATTTTTAAATAA
- the hemB gene encoding porphobilinogen synthase: protein MFIRTRRLRRNKLTRELVKNISIELNSLIYPLFVCDGENIKSEIESMPKQYRYSLDRLNEELDELLSLGINNILLFGIPNIKDEVGSQGYSENGIVQRAIRQIRKDYKDKFLIITDVCMCEYTSHGHCGILHEHDVENDITLEYISKIALSHAKAGADIIAPSDMMDGRIEAIRKTLDENNFKDIPIMAYSVKYSSAYYGPFRDAADSAPSFGDRKTYQMDFRSTNNFYREVEADTQEGADFIMVKPALAYLDVIKSVSQITTLPIVAYNVSGEYSMVKAAAQNGWIDEERIVIENMYAIKRAGADIIITYHAKDIAKWLSK from the coding sequence ATGTTTATAAGAACAAGAAGACTTAGAAGAAATAAATTAACAAGAGAATTAGTTAAAAATATAAGTATAGAACTAAACTCTCTTATTTATCCGTTATTTGTATGTGATGGAGAAAATATAAAATCGGAAATCGAATCTATGCCAAAACAATATAGATACTCTCTGGATAGATTAAATGAAGAATTAGATGAACTTTTATCTTTAGGTATAAATAATATTTTACTTTTTGGAATACCTAATATAAAAGATGAAGTTGGTAGTCAAGGCTATTCTGAAAATGGAATTGTTCAAAGAGCTATAAGACAAATAAGAAAAGATTATAAAGATAAATTTTTAATAATTACTGATGTATGTATGTGTGAATACACTAGTCATGGACATTGTGGAATTTTACATGAGCACGATGTTGAAAATGATATTACTTTAGAGTATATTTCAAAGATAGCTTTATCTCATGCAAAAGCCGGTGCTGATATTATAGCTCCTTCTGATATGATGGATGGAAGAATTGAAGCAATTAGAAAAACTTTAGATGAAAATAATTTTAAAGATATTCCAATTATGGCTTACAGTGTAAAATACTCTTCAGCTTATTATGGACCATTTAGAGATGCAGCAGATTCTGCTCCAAGTTTTGGAGATAGAAAAACTTATCAAATGGATTTTAGAAGCACTAATAATTTCTATAGAGAAGTTGAAGCTGATACTCAAGAGGGGGCAGATTTTATTATGGTAAAACCTGCACTGGCCTATCTAGATGTCATAAAATCAGTATCTCAAATAACAACTTTACCAATAGTTGCATATAATGTTAGTGGAGAATACTCTATGGTAAAAGCTGCAGCTCAAAATGGTTGGATAGATGAAGAAAGAATTGTTATAGAAAATATGTATGCAATAAAAAGAGCGGGTGCTGATATAATAATAACTTATCATGCAAAAGATATAGCAAAATGGTTGTCAAAATAA
- the hemL gene encoding glutamate-1-semialdehyde 2,1-aminomutase has translation MKFTNSVKLYKKAVDLIPGGVNSPVRAFKSVNREAPIFVKKGEGCRIWDEDDNEYIDYICSWGPLILGHNHPKVIEEVKKIIENGSSYGLPTKYEVDLAELIVDIVPSIEKVRLTTSGTEATMSAVRLARAYTQRNKILKFEGCYHGHSDALLVKSGSGLLTDGYQDSNGITDGVLKDTLTLPFGDIEKVKKILENKDIACVIVEPIPANMGLIETHKEFLLELREITKKTETLLIFDEVISGFRLALGGAQEFFGITPDLTTLGKIIGGGYPVGAFGGKKEIMDLVAPVGRVYHAGTLSGNPIASKAGFATLTYLKENKSIYKDLEEKTKYLVKNIEILAKKYSVNICVNSIGSLFTIFFNDKKVENLEDSLKSNTENFSIYFNTMLENGVVVPPSQFEAHFLSMAHKQKDLDKTLEIIEKAFKNIGEKNGK, from the coding sequence GTGAAATTTACTAATTCTGTTAAATTATATAAAAAAGCTGTGGACTTAATACCTGGTGGAGTTAATAGTCCGGTTAGAGCTTTTAAATCAGTTAATAGAGAAGCTCCTATTTTTGTGAAAAAAGGAGAAGGTTGTAGAATTTGGGACGAAGATGACAACGAATATATTGACTATATTTGTTCTTGGGGTCCATTAATTTTAGGACATAACCATCCTAAAGTTATAGAAGAAGTAAAAAAAATAATAGAAAATGGAAGTTCTTATGGATTACCTACAAAATATGAAGTAGACTTAGCTGAATTAATAGTTGATATTGTCCCATCTATAGAAAAAGTTAGACTAACAACTTCAGGAACTGAAGCAACTATGTCAGCTGTAAGACTTGCCAGAGCATACACTCAAAGAAATAAAATTTTAAAATTTGAAGGTTGTTATCATGGACATTCTGATGCTTTACTTGTAAAATCTGGGTCTGGATTATTAACTGATGGATATCAAGATAGTAATGGAATTACAGACGGAGTTTTAAAAGATACCCTAACATTGCCTTTTGGAGATATAGAAAAAGTTAAGAAAATTTTAGAAAATAAAGATATTGCCTGTGTTATCGTAGAACCTATCCCAGCAAATATGGGACTCATTGAAACTCATAAGGAATTTTTACTTGAACTTAGGGAAATAACTAAGAAAACAGAAACTTTATTAATTTTTGATGAAGTTATTTCTGGGTTTAGACTTGCTTTAGGTGGTGCTCAAGAATTTTTTGGAATTACTCCAGATTTAACAACTCTTGGAAAAATAATTGGTGGTGGCTATCCTGTTGGAGCTTTTGGCGGGAAAAAAGAAATCATGGATTTAGTAGCACCAGTTGGAAGAGTTTATCATGCTGGAACACTATCAGGAAATCCTATAGCTTCAAAAGCAGGATTTGCAACACTTACATATCTAAAAGAAAATAAAAGCATTTACAAAGACTTAGAAGAAAAAACAAAATATCTAGTGAAGAATATTGAAATATTAGCAAAAAAATATTCAGTTAATATTTGTGTAAATTCAATAGGTTCACTTTTTACTATATTCTTTAATGATAAAAAAGTTGAAAATTTAGAGGATTCTTTAAAATCGAATACAGAAAATTTTTCTATTTATTTTAATACGATGTTAGAGAATGGTGTTGTTGTTCCCCCATCTCAATTTGAAGCTCATTTCTTATCTATGGCTCATAAACAAAAAGATTTAGATAAAACATTAGAAATTATTGAGAAAGCATTTAAAAATATTGGAGAAAAAAATGGTAAATAA
- a CDS encoding precorrin-2 dehydrogenase/sirohydrochlorin ferrochelatase family protein: MVNKFFPVSIDLNHKNVLVIGAGNIAYRKIETLLKYNCNIKVITKDISEKNILSLYEKKKIELINSKAFEEKDLENVFLVVAATDNEEINKNISDLCIKKNILVNNITSKNDMNLRFMSICEKDDIQIAVSANGNPKKAVEMKNKIKELI; encoded by the coding sequence ATGGTAAATAAATTTTTTCCAGTTTCAATTGATTTAAATCATAAAAATGTTCTAGTTATTGGAGCAGGGAACATAGCTTATAGAAAAATTGAAACGTTATTAAAATATAATTGTAACATAAAAGTTATAACTAAAGATATTTCAGAAAAAAATATTTTAAGTCTTTATGAAAAAAAGAAAATAGAATTAATTAATTCTAAAGCTTTTGAAGAAAAAGATTTAGAAAATGTTTTTTTAGTTGTCGCTGCAACAGATAATGAAGAAATCAATAAAAATATATCCGATTTATGTATTAAAAAAAATATTTTAGTAAATAATATAACTTCAAAAAATGATATGAATTTAAGATTTATGTCAATTTGTGAAAAAGATGATATACAAATTGCAGTTTCAGCTAATGGTAATCCTAAAAAAGCAGTTGAAATGAAAAACAAAATAAAAGAATTAATATAG
- the rpsT gene encoding 30S ribosomal protein S20 yields the protein MANSKSAKKRVLVAERNRVRNQAVKTRVKTMAKKVLATIEDKDLEAAKLALSVAYKELDKAVSKGILKKNTASRKKARLAAKVNSL from the coding sequence ATGGCAAATTCAAAATCAGCTAAAAAGAGAGTATTAGTAGCAGAAAGAAATAGAGTTAGAAATCAAGCAGTTAAAACTAGAGTTAAAACTATGGCTAAAAAAGTTTTAGCAACTATTGAAGACAAAGATCTAGAAGCTGCTAAATTAGCTTTATCTGTTGCATACAAAGAATTAGATAAAGCAGTTAGTAAAGGAATTTTAAAGAAAAACACAGCTTCTAGAAAGAAAGCTAGATTAGCTGCTAAAGTAAATTCTTTATAA
- the frr gene encoding ribosome recycling factor, which produces MSMASEILVKECEEKMLKTIEAIKEKFTAIRAGRANVAMLDGIKVENYGSEVPLNQIGSVSAPEARLLVIDPWDKSLISKIEKVLLAANLGMTPNNDGRVIRLVLPELTADRRKEYVKLAKNEAEQGKVAVRNIRKDINNHLKKLEKDKENPISEDELKKEETRVQALTDKYVKEIDDLFAKKEKEITTI; this is translated from the coding sequence ATGAGTATGGCAAGTGAGATACTTGTTAAAGAATGTGAAGAAAAAATGTTAAAAACTATTGAAGCAATAAAAGAAAAATTTACTGCAATAAGAGCTGGAAGAGCAAATGTTGCTATGCTTGATGGTATAAAAGTAGAAAATTATGGAAGTGAAGTTCCATTAAATCAAATAGGGTCTGTATCTGCTCCAGAAGCGAGACTTTTAGTAATAGATCCTTGGGATAAATCTTTAATTTCTAAAATTGAAAAGGTATTACTTGCTGCAAATTTAGGAATGACTCCTAATAATGATGGTAGAGTAATAAGACTTGTATTACCAGAACTTACAGCAGATAGAAGAAAAGAATATGTTAAATTAGCTAAGAATGAAGCTGAACAAGGAAAAGTTGCTGTAAGAAATATAAGAAAAGATATAAATAATCATCTTAAAAAATTAGAAAAAGATAAGGAAAATCCTATATCTGAAGATGAATTAAAGAAAGAAGAAACTCGTGTACAAGCTTTAACTGATAAATATGTTAAAGAAATTGATGATTTATTTGCTAAAAAAGAAAAAGAAATTACTACAATTTAA